A region from the Bactrocera dorsalis isolate Fly_Bdor chromosome 1, ASM2337382v1, whole genome shotgun sequence genome encodes:
- the LOC125780372 gene encoding uncharacterized protein LOC125780372: MISDQLKLIKAIAPTPHSRVELPQIYNQEASSGIQLEVPECDTETFYGGYEEWPSFRDMFTAVYINHPQLSKAQKLYHLRYKTKGQAGVIVKQFALNDDNFNLAWEALKARYENQRILVDKQVTTLLNLPQIKKETSEEFVTLQSTVSNCLSILSTLNIPTDSWDPILVNIYTDALPEKSLLLWEQSLSSRKKCSTWQQMKDFLTTQYEIAERLEEKIIKTKNIKHDQNRSLNRPQVSNKINSNKNFYKTQSFTSEQKKHTSCELCKRRHKLISCQRFKNLNINERNNFFRSKRLCTNCLSNTHNLKNCKSKFNCLYCHKRHHTMLHYSRYPISSQSSAFSKKATGLVTTATPETRNTKNCQETPYCSKAQKVQTLHSETQSGLITELVTTIPTQVEYNTNKHLNSQLRKFQTIEDQYCEDFCKATTTRSYNGRYVVRQPLEPQFSNTPHNGRKNKVRFPLTTSYKNKKICS; this comes from the coding sequence atgatctccgatcaattaaagctcattaaagcaattgcacctactccccacagtagagtagagctgccacaaatatacaatcaagaggcaagttcaggcatccaactcgaggtgcctgaatgtgatacagaaaccttttacggaggttatgaagaatggccgtcctttcgggacatgttcacagccgtttacatcaaccatccacaactatcaaaggcacaaaaactgtatcacctacgatacaagacaaaaggtcaagcaggcgtcatagtaaaacagttcgctcttaatgacgataatttcaatttggcttgggaagctctaaaagcgagatatgaaaaccaaagaatactggtcgataagcaagtaacaaCATTATTAAACTTGCCGcaaatcaaaaaagaaacaagtgaagaatttgtaacactacaatccactgtttctaattgtttgtcgattctatcgacattaaatattcccacagatagctgggacccaattctggtaaacatttacACCgacgcattaccagaaaagtcgttacttctatgggagcaatcactctcatcacgaaaaaagtgctcaacgtggcaacaaatgaaagattttctcaccacccaatatgaaattgcggaaaggttagaagaaaaaataatcaaaactaagaacattaaacacgaccaaaatagaagcttaaatagaccccaagttagtaacaaaatcaattcaaacaaaaacttttacaaaacgcaatcgttcacatccgaacagaaaaaacatacgtcatgcgaactatgtaaaagacgGCATAAACTCATATCTTGCcagaggtttaaaaacttaaatattaacgaaaggaacaactttttcagatcaaaaagactctgtacaaactgcttgtccaatacacataatcttaaaaattgcaaaagcaaatttaactgcttatattgtcataaaagacatcatacaatgcttcattacagcagatatccgatCTCTtcccaaagtagcgctttctccaaaaaagccacgggtttagttacaaccgcaactcccgaaacacgaaatactaaaaattgtcaAGAGACACCAtattgctcaaaggcacaaaaagttcaaacgctgcacagcgaaacacaaagtggactaatTACCGAACTAGTcacaaccataccaactcaagttgagtacaatacaaataaacaccttaattcacaattaaggaaatttcaaactatagaagatcagtattgtgaggacttttgtaaagccacaactactcgatcatataatggtcggtacgtcgtacgacaaccactagagccacaattttcgaataccccacataatggtagaaaaaacaaagtcagattCCCCCTgacaacttcatataaaaacaaaaagatatgttcgtaa